A portion of the Glandiceps talaboti chromosome 13, keGlaTala1.1, whole genome shotgun sequence genome contains these proteins:
- the LOC144444271 gene encoding epidermal retinol dehydrogenase 2-like, which produces MNRLVEFVKSLYVAHVAIILSVIHFFFPRTRKSIAGEIVLLTGAGGGIGRLMSMNFARQGATLVLWDINKEGVDETAKQIRQIGGKAHSYVCDVTKREEVYRVAEQVTKDVGNVTILVNNAGVAYGKRLLDNSDEQIERTMNVNTMAHFWTLKAFLPSMISKNHGHIVTIASIMGSAPGARLTDYCASKFAAVGLHESLHLELAAENATGVHTTLVQPYQIDTGMFSGVYIDILPPLEPQYVADKVLDAVLRNDRVIMMPRLMYVIPLLKSFLPVDCTAALYEGLGFSTAMNTFIGRQKKEA; this is translated from the exons ATGAATCGTCTTGTTGAGTTTGTTAAGTCGCTTTATGTGGCTCATGTAGCGATCATTCTTTCTGTGATACACTTTTTCTTTCCAAGGACAAGGAAATCCATTGCTGGAGAAATCGTGTTATTGACTGGTGCTGGAGGTGGTATCGGTCGCCTAATGTCAATGAACTTTGCTAGACAGGGTGCTACATTGGTACTTTGGGATATCAACAAAGAAGGTGTCGATGAGACCGCCAAACAGATTCGTCAAATTGGTGGTAAAGCCCACAGCTATGTATGTGACGTCACTAAGAGAGAAGAAGTTTATCGCGTTGCTGAACAAGTCACTAAAGATGTTGGTAATGTGACAATATTGGTCAATAATGCTGGTGTGGCGTATGGAAAGAGATTGCTAGACAACTCAGATGAGCAGATTGAGAGAACTATGAATGTCAACACAATGGCTCATTTTTGG ACACTGAAAGCATTCCTCCCATCTATGATATCCAAGAATCATGGTCACATAGTAACCATAGCCAGTATTATGGGATCAGCTCCTGGTGCCAGACTTACTGATTACTGTGCAAGTAAATTTGCCGCTGTTGGTCTGCATGAATCTCTACATCTGGAATTAGCAGCTGAAAATGCCACTGGAGTTCATACAACATTGGTACAGCCATATCAAATTGATACTGGAATGTTCTCTGGTGTTTACATTGA TATTTTGCCACCTCTAGAACCACAATATGTGGCTGATAAAGTATTAGATGCTGTCCTTAGGAATGATAGAGTTATTATGATGCCAAGATTAATGTATGTTATACCACTCCTGAAATC CTTCCTGCCTGTAGACTGTACTGCAGCCCTATATGAGGGACTTGGATTCTCAACAGCTATGAACACATTTATAGGACGACAGAAGAAGGAAGCATAG